In the Salvia miltiorrhiza cultivar Shanhuang (shh) chromosome 8, IMPLAD_Smil_shh, whole genome shotgun sequence genome, TTTGATGTACTTGTGTTCTACGGGCCTGAATCTGATGCTGTGAAAACCAGGCCCTTCTTTTACGGAGGGAGAAAATCTTACTTAAAACGAATATACACGTGGCGATAGGCCATTGGGTGGAAGTCCAAGTCAGTCAACTCCTCGGATCTTCACAAaaaattcatttaaaattttcactatAACTGAACATTAATATACACACAACCTCCCTGCCCTCCACCCCATTCTCAACCTTCTCTAGTCTGGACTCtggacttctctctctctctctctctctctctctctcacacacacacacatacatcgTATAATACATTGCCATAAATTtgattcattaatttatttcaattttccaTATTCATGCTGATGCTGTCATCTCCTTCACAAGAAATAATAACTGATGAACTTCTGGGGTGGCAAGAACAACGAGATATGGAGACTATTTGTAATCAAccctcttaattttttttcctttcttatgtcattttttttgtttcttcttaCTCATTTATTATCGTCTTTCTAAATGGAATAAAGCAAAGGCGACAGAGAGATGAGCAGCATGCCTAATCTGAGGGGATGAAAGGAACGATTTTTTGCAAAATTCCTGTAAGTTCCATTTCTTTTTTCATGTCTTGAATATATTCTCTTATTTTCTGGGATTAATTCTTTCATTCGGATGCCCTGTTTGTGTTGTCCAAGTCAATCAAAATCTTGACATTTGAGTGCCTATTCTTTTTTTCCTGATTTGTTGATATGAATTGCTTTGActggttctaattgaactaagCATTAAAATTTGGAGAAGTTTGACATTGTAGTGTAAAGGGTTTTAGAATTGACATGAATTATTGGAAATTCAAGTGCAATTGGTCACATGTTTGACCTGACTTCATGTCTGAAAAGGCAAGAAATAAGAGGGCCTAATACACCATGCTCAAAGTTGGAAAAATTGCTTTCAATATTTTCACATGATTTCTTCTGAATGTGAGCTCTTTTTAATACTGGTGGATATGAACTCATAGTCCATCTCTTTCTGCCAGCTTTAGCCCCAATACTCAGCCAAGTTCTTGCTGCTGGATGCCCTATACATCAAACTATTCATTCATAGCAAACAGCAGTGTTTTGGTGATCGAAGAGCCATGGCTTATACTAATTCAAGATCTGTGAGGTGTgttacattaattttttttttgctctgTATATCATCAACAGTTTGATAGTAGCAGAGGTTTTGAGTCCGGTGTTAATCTTGCAGATTTCATGATGATGTTGAATTTGGGAATTTCAATAGTGACCACTTGTTTAAGGTACACTACAAGATTGATGGAACGCGGGTGGCAGAGTCGAGCTCCAAGAAGGCTGATAAGGGTGGAAGATCACTGAAATCCAAGGTGCTATCGCGTGTCTTCTCAGAGGATTACGAGAGAGTTAAGAAAAGGATCTTGGATCCTCGAGGGCCTGCAATCCGTAGATGGAACAAGATTTTGCTAGTTGCTTGTTTAGTATCTTTGTTTGTCGACCCCCTATTCTTTTACCTACCCGTGGTGAGGCAGAATCTCTGCATCGACATAGGATTCACCCTTGAAGTTGTCTTAACAATCATAAGATCAATAGCAGATGCCTTTTATGCTATCCAGATTTACATCAGGTTCCGTACTGCATATGTGGCGCCTTCCTCTCGCGTATTTGGGAGAGGAGAGCTCGTAATAGACTCGAAGAAGATAGCTTCGAGGTACCTCAGGAGCTACTTCTGGCTTGACGCGATCTGCGCCCTTCCTCTCCCTCAGGTTTGTCGAGTGAAACTCATTCTTCCTCGTCTCGTTGTCCCCGTTGGAAGCAAAGCCTTATAACTCTGATTGACACTGTAGATGCTGATTTGGGGGATTATTCCTAGCCTAAGAGGATCAACAATGACCAACACCAAGAATGTGCTTAGGTTCATTATCATATTCCAATACATTCCAAGACTTTTTCTTATGTTTCCTCTCTCCTCACAAATTGTCAAGGCTACTGGTGTTGTCACAGAAACAGCTTGGGCTGGAGCTGCTTACAATCTCATGTTATACATGCTTGCAAGCCATGTAAGTAAATATATATGGTTGACGAAGTTGTTTTGAAGAAACAAAATGTTACATGAGTTTTTTACAATTTGCACAGGTTTTAGGCGCTTCTTGGTATCTTCTATCAATTGAGAGGCAAGAAGCTTGCTGGAGGCATGCCTGTGACCTCGAAAGCCCGTCGTGTGTGTACAAATACTTTGACTGTCGCAGGGTTATGGAGATGGGAAGAAACGCGTGGTTCTTGTCCAGCAATGTCACCAACCAGTGCAATCCGGATAAGGGCCGTTACCCTTTCGGAATCTATGGAGATGCTGTGACTTTTGATGTCACATCAGCGAGCTTCTTCAACAAGTACTTCTACTGCCTCTGGTGGGGCTTGAAGAACCTTAGGTAAACACAAACTCTTTCGAGTTTGATTGTTTTTCTCAAATACTAGTATATTTAGAGTATGGGATTGTGCAGTTCTCTAGGGCAGAATCTTGCTACGAGCACCTATGTTGGAGAGATCAGCTTCGCCATCGTCATGGCCACGCTTGGTCTGGTTCTGTTTGCTTTGCTCATCGGAAATATGCAAGTAAGACAAACACTTTTGGTTATTGTCTATTGATAAGATCCTCAAGTAATAATGTGATTGTTTTGATTTGATTTGCAGACGTATCTTCAATCGACAACGGTTAGATTAGAGGAATGGCGAATACGAAGAACAGATACCGAGCAGTGGATGCATCACCGGCAGCTGCCTCAAGAGCTGAGGCAGTCGGTGCGCAAGTATGATCAGTACAAATGGGTGGCGACGAGAGGTGTGGACGAGGAGCTGGTGCTCAAGGGCCTCCCTCTGGACCTGCGGCGCGACATCAAGCGCCATCTCTGCTACGACCTCGTTCGACGGGTTCCCCTGTTCGACCAGATGGACGAGAGGATGCTGGACGCGATATGCGAGCGCCTCAAGCCGGCGCTCTGCACGCAGGGCACGTGCCTCGTGCGTGAGGGCGATCCCGTGAATGAGATGCTCTTCATCATACGGGGCAACCTCGACTCCTACACCACCAACGGCGGCCGCACGGGCTTCTTCAACTCCTGCCGCATTGGCCCGGGGGACTTCTGCGGTGAGGAGCTGCTCACTTGGGCCCTCGACCCGCGCCCCAGCGTCATCCTCCCCTCCTCCACCCGCACCGTCAATGCCATCTCCGAGGTCGAGGCCTTCGCCCTCCGAGCCGAGGATCTCAAGTTTGTCGCGGCCCAGTTTCGGAGGCTGCATAGCAAGCAGCTTCGGCATAAGTTTAGATTCTACTCGCACCAATGGAGGGCTTGGGCCGCCTGCTTTATTCAGGCCGCGTGGCGCCGCTACAAGAAGCGGAGGAGCGCGGCGGAGCTCCGGGCGTTGGAGAGTCTCGACGAGCCATCGGAGCAGCCGGCTGTGGAGAAAGAGATGCATGTTTATGCGGCGAGATTGGCGGCGAGTAGGAGAGCTGTGAAGCATCTCAAGCATACTGATTCCGGTTCGAGCACGGCCGGTTCGTTGCAGAAGCCGACGGAACCGGACTTTTCGACCGTAGAGGATGAATAGAGTAGTGATGGATGCAGGTGTAGAATGTAAAGTTGAAATTGTACGATGATATGTGGATTATTTgactttattcttttttatatatgtataatgtCTTGGGTTAGAGTGGATTGGAGTAGTAGTTAGTTTAGTTAAGTTGGTGTCCGTTTGTTGTCGAGCTAATGAGAATTTACGAGAATCGGTATAAACAAATAACCGTCGATAATTTGTTATAGCTCTTTCGATATCTGAgaattttttctatattttcattccaaaaattgaagtttgaagaaaatgaatgaaatatgAGTTGCCCAGAATTTTGAGCACAATCTCCAGACGCTGAAGCAATTGCGTTTTGTAAGTCGAGCGCGGAGCGATGCCCAAAATCAAAAGCTCTCGGGTCTTGATATTCGACAGCGACGGTTTCTGGATTGTTGGTAAAATAAGGACTGTGAATATAGAAGGCTTAGAAGCACTCGTTTACAAAATGGGCGTAGCCATGAAAGGTCGGGCCCAATGTGCAGATCTTGAAATCCCAAATTAATATTTTGGGCCTCATGCAATCTGGGCCAACAATTATTAACTATGAGTTGGTGTTGTTTCTGAAAAATTTCCCAAgtttttgtactccctccgtcccacgaatcttgacacgttttcctttttgggccgtcccatgaatcttgacacgtttccttttttggcaataattattatcttctctctcctactttatcacctttattatattctctctcctactttatcacttttattaccttctctctcatactttatcaattttatactttattaattacacacttaaaacactaatctacaactccttaattcccgtgccgaactcaaacgtgtcaagactcgcgggacggaggaagtatataatTGATAATTCCAAACAAGAATAGGCTACGCTAAATATGTAAGTAATTTATACTCCTCCATCTTTataaaatgtatccaatttACCATTTTTGTCCGTTCATATAAAATGATCaagtttatttttagtaaattttaaaCTCACAATGAAATGGGAttcttatttcactcacaacacattcaactattttattaaaactcgtgtcatttaCAAATGGATACTTTTTATAAGGACGAGGAGAGTATAATCCATTAGATTCCATTACATATAAACGATATATGTCTTGTATATATGAAAAACAGTTCcatatataatttgaattttttttttctaacttGACATACATCCTATCAAAAAGCTTAAAAGCTTTTAcaaattaagttaaaaatagaggagtattatttttcacCTCAAACTAATATCAAATTATCAATTATATctcattaaaaatatttttttaacctTTAACTATCGATTTTATATCAATTGTACCCAAAAATGACGGCAGGGTAGGGCATGCTTTCGGAGAAGGAGAAAGTGACGGGGACGTCCtgcaagag is a window encoding:
- the LOC131000544 gene encoding protein CNGC15b-like; its protein translation is MAYTNSRSVRFHDDVEFGNFNSDHLFKVHYKIDGTRVAESSSKKADKGGRSLKSKVLSRVFSEDYERVKKRILDPRGPAIRRWNKILLVACLVSLFVDPLFFYLPVVRQNLCIDIGFTLEVVLTIIRSIADAFYAIQIYIRFRTAYVAPSSRVFGRGELVIDSKKIASRYLRSYFWLDAICALPLPQMLIWGIIPSLRGSTMTNTKNVLRFIIIFQYIPRLFLMFPLSSQIVKATGVVTETAWAGAAYNLMLYMLASHVLGASWYLLSIERQEACWRHACDLESPSCVYKYFDCRRVMEMGRNAWFLSSNVTNQCNPDKGRYPFGIYGDAVTFDVTSASFFNKYFYCLWWGLKNLSSLGQNLATSTYVGEISFAIVMATLGLVLFALLIGNMQTYLQSTTVRLEEWRIRRTDTEQWMHHRQLPQELRQSVRKYDQYKWVATRGVDEELVLKGLPLDLRRDIKRHLCYDLVRRVPLFDQMDERMLDAICERLKPALCTQGTCLVREGDPVNEMLFIIRGNLDSYTTNGGRTGFFNSCRIGPGDFCGEELLTWALDPRPSVILPSSTRTVNAISEVEAFALRAEDLKFVAAQFRRLHSKQLRHKFRFYSHQWRAWAACFIQAAWRRYKKRRSAAELRALESLDEPSEQPAVEKEMHVYAARLAASRRAVKHLKHTDSGSSTAGSLQKPTEPDFSTVEDE